One stretch of Pigmentiphaga aceris DNA includes these proteins:
- a CDS encoding methionine ABC transporter ATP-binding protein, protein MIELQAIHKSYQVNGVAITALTDVNLHIASGEIFGIIGHSGAGKSTLIRMINFLERPTQGKVIVEGVDLDSLDDEGLRQFRQGVGMIFQHFNLLGSKTVSANVAFPLEIAGKSDKQSIDKRVDELLDLVGLKRHKNKYPRQLSGGEKQRVGIARALANHPRVLLCDEATSALDPQTTRSILQLLREINERLGLTIVLITHEMDVIRTVCDRVAVIDSSRIVESGPVSQVFLHPQHETTKRFVQEAEHFPAEDVSLTLDHAAQKTIRRLTFLEDTVHQPVLSRTAREFGVDFSILGGRIEQIKSMTCGQLTIALEGDQARVHDALAHLASLGVTVEEVTL, encoded by the coding sequence ATGATCGAGCTTCAAGCCATACACAAGAGTTATCAGGTGAATGGAGTCGCGATCACCGCGCTGACCGATGTGAACTTGCACATTGCGTCGGGCGAGATCTTTGGCATCATCGGCCACTCGGGGGCCGGCAAGTCGACCTTGATCCGCATGATCAACTTCCTGGAACGTCCGACCCAGGGCAAGGTGATCGTGGAAGGCGTGGATCTGGACAGCCTGGATGACGAGGGCCTGCGCCAGTTTCGTCAGGGCGTCGGCATGATCTTCCAGCACTTCAACTTGCTGGGTTCGAAAACCGTGAGTGCCAACGTGGCATTCCCGCTGGAAATTGCCGGCAAGAGCGACAAGCAAAGTATCGACAAACGGGTTGACGAGCTGCTTGATCTCGTCGGACTCAAGCGCCACAAGAACAAGTATCCGCGCCAGTTGTCCGGCGGCGAAAAGCAGCGTGTGGGCATTGCGCGTGCGCTGGCCAACCACCCGCGCGTGCTGCTGTGCGACGAGGCCACCAGCGCGCTCGACCCGCAGACCACGCGCTCGATTCTGCAGTTGCTGCGCGAGATCAATGAACGTCTGGGCCTGACGATTGTGCTGATCACCCACGAGATGGATGTGATCCGTACCGTGTGTGACCGCGTGGCGGTGATCGATTCCAGCCGCATCGTGGAAAGCGGTCCGGTCAGCCAGGTGTTTCTGCATCCGCAACACGAGACCACCAAGCGCTTTGTGCAAGAGGCAGAGCACTTCCCGGCCGAAGACGTAAGCCTGACGCTGGACCACGCGGCGCAGAAAACGATCCGCCGTCTGACCTTCCTGGAGGACACGGTGCACCAGCCGGTCCTGTCGCGCACCGCGCGTGAATTCGGCGTCGATTTTTCGATTCTCGGCGGCCGCATCGAGCAGATCAAATCCATGACTTGCGGACAACTGACCATCGCACTCGAAGGCGATCAGGCGCGTGTGCATGATGCCTTGGCGCACCTTGCGTCCCTGGGCGTGACCGTTGAAGAGGTGACCCTGTGA
- a CDS encoding methionine ABC transporter permease, with protein MLGGSLTLVLVLGLPLGVLLFLTSPKQLRSAHKTYTAVSFAVNILRSLPFVILLIAMIPVTVFLTGTSLGVMGSIPALVVAGVPFFGRLVESALREVDRGIIEATLAMGANTRQIVLGALLHEALPGILAAATVTAIALVSYTALAGVVGGGGLGDLAIRYGYQRFQLDVMFITIIFLLLLVQLLQSLGTRLVQHFTR; from the coding sequence ATGCTGGGCGGGTCGCTCACGCTGGTATTGGTGCTGGGCCTGCCCCTGGGTGTGCTGCTGTTTCTGACCAGCCCCAAGCAGCTTCGCAGCGCGCACAAGACCTACACCGCCGTGTCCTTTGCGGTAAACATTCTGCGGTCTTTGCCCTTCGTGATTCTGTTGATCGCGATGATCCCCGTGACCGTGTTCCTGACCGGCACGTCATTGGGTGTGATGGGGTCGATTCCTGCACTGGTGGTCGCTGGCGTGCCCTTCTTCGGACGCCTGGTCGAATCGGCTTTGCGCGAAGTGGATCGCGGCATCATCGAAGCGACGCTGGCCATGGGTGCCAATACCCGTCAGATCGTGCTGGGCGCGCTCTTGCACGAAGCCTTGCCCGGCATTCTGGCGGCCGCGACCGTCACGGCCATTGCGCTGGTGTCGTACACCGCGCTGGCTGGCGTAGTGGGCGGCGGTGGCCTGGGCGACTTGGCGATCCGTTATGGCTACCAGCGCTTCCAGCTGGATGTGATGTTCATCACCATCATTTTCCTGCTGTTGCTGGTGCAACTGTTGCAAAGCCTGGGCACCCGCCTGGTGCAGCATTTCACGCGTTGA
- a CDS encoding MetQ/NlpA family ABC transporter substrate-binding protein, with protein sequence MKKLIALLAIACAFNAHAADKLIVGASPTPHAEILEKLKPMLAKEGVDLNIKIYTDYVQPNVQLAEKHIDANFFQHKPFMDEFNRTRGTSIAAVSEIFVAPFGAYSSKIKNIADLKNGAVVAIPNDAVNGGRALQLLHQAGVIVLADPTSTKSTVKEITGNPKKITIKQLEAPMLPRVLGEVDLAVINTTFALEAKLNPTTDALFLEGNKTSFANLLAARADNKDSPAMKKLAAALRSPESAAFMKERFKGAIVPVF encoded by the coding sequence ATGAAAAAACTGATCGCCCTGCTGGCAATCGCCTGCGCATTCAACGCCCACGCGGCCGACAAGCTGATCGTGGGTGCCAGCCCGACCCCGCACGCCGAAATTCTGGAAAAACTGAAGCCCATGTTGGCCAAGGAAGGTGTGGACCTGAACATCAAGATCTACACCGACTACGTGCAGCCGAACGTGCAGCTGGCAGAGAAGCACATCGACGCCAACTTCTTCCAGCACAAGCCGTTCATGGATGAGTTCAACCGCACGCGCGGGACGAGTATCGCTGCCGTCAGCGAAATCTTCGTGGCCCCGTTCGGCGCGTATTCCAGCAAGATCAAGAACATTGCCGACCTGAAGAACGGTGCCGTGGTGGCGATCCCCAACGACGCCGTCAACGGCGGCCGTGCCTTGCAACTGCTGCATCAAGCCGGTGTCATCGTGCTGGCCGACCCGACCAGCACCAAATCGACCGTGAAGGAGATCACGGGCAACCCGAAAAAGATCACGATCAAGCAGCTTGAGGCCCCCATGCTGCCGCGCGTGCTGGGTGAAGTCGATCTGGCCGTGATCAACACCACCTTCGCGCTGGAAGCCAAGCTGAACCCCACCACCGACGCGCTGTTCCTGGAAGGCAACAAGACCTCGTTTGCCAACCTGCTGGCCGCCCGTGCCGACAACAAGGACAGCCCGGCGATGAAAAAGCTGGCTGCCGCGCTGCGTTCCCCGGAATCGGCCGCGTTCATGAAGGAACGTTTCAAGGGCGCCATCGTTCCGGTGTTCTGA
- a CDS encoding EAL domain-containing protein, which produces MLEDDLMGLGEIVADGLEDEAGFAFEPESSSGPGQAGATSLALTVLTVDDDLEFQRSLKLALANFEFQSRPLNILSVGSARDAARLLAATPDVAVIVLDVVMETDDAGLRLVRSVREVLGNAEVRIILVTGEPGVAPMRQSLGALDISDYWLKTDLTFERLHGVLTSNLRTWEQIRALSQARKGLQTIVEASNCLARARSMDDFSHRVMIELSRLLGVEPEGLVCVHEYGIGADPRSARIVGAAGRLSYAISQDLGSLDHMPVRDMLLQALSKRCNIDGELSQVLFFQGAEQGPHAATYIATGRALDPTERELLHVFATSINSGLINVSLTSRLDRLAYEDSLLEIPNANALLRALQSVLEMPAPRNRTVLFIELDQYSASCLSLGMEQGDLMLRKMAARLRKVFPAPVMVARLHGDTFAILGQTALLHQNRVDELESLDLDDPQHSSFISVRAARVDLDIYVGSPRGVMAIGALLLRRAQLQKGAGVIDYQPVLEQEANQRFTRSRDLYRALHCREISIELQPQVNLQSGRIIGAEALARWTRSDGTRISPAEFIPMAEANGLIVLIGNQVQHMACQALQRLRQSGFTNIPIAVNVSPLQLARRNFLHELIEITQHYQVSPDMLEIEITETAAMADYEGNGQVLRSLRDAGFRIAIDDFGTGYSSLAHLRAMPATTLKIDRQFISEIGATAREHTIADMIIGLGKRLKMEVLAEGVESEMQTTWLREHACAQAQGFFFARPESIDGFLQRLARSA; this is translated from the coding sequence TTGCTTGAGGACGATCTGATGGGGCTTGGTGAAATCGTAGCGGACGGTCTGGAAGACGAGGCCGGTTTCGCGTTTGAACCCGAAAGCTCATCGGGGCCTGGACAGGCCGGTGCAACCTCGCTTGCACTGACGGTGCTCACCGTCGACGACGACTTGGAATTTCAACGGTCCTTGAAGCTGGCGCTGGCCAATTTCGAGTTCCAGTCGCGACCTTTGAACATCCTGTCGGTGGGCTCGGCACGCGATGCCGCACGTTTGCTGGCGGCCACGCCAGACGTGGCGGTCATCGTGCTCGACGTCGTCATGGAAACCGACGACGCGGGTTTGCGACTGGTGCGCAGCGTGCGCGAAGTGCTGGGCAACGCCGAGGTCCGCATCATCTTGGTGACTGGTGAGCCTGGCGTCGCACCCATGCGCCAATCGCTGGGTGCCTTGGACATCAGCGACTACTGGCTCAAGACCGATCTGACCTTCGAGCGCCTGCACGGCGTGCTGACCAGCAACCTGAGAACCTGGGAGCAGATCCGGGCGCTCAGTCAGGCTCGCAAGGGCCTGCAGACCATTGTCGAGGCCAGCAACTGCCTGGCCCGTGCTCGCAGCATGGACGACTTCTCGCACCGCGTGATGATCGAGTTGTCGCGCCTGCTGGGCGTCGAGCCCGAAGGCCTGGTCTGTGTGCATGAATATGGCATTGGTGCCGATCCGCGCTCGGCCCGCATTGTGGGTGCAGCCGGGCGCTTGTCCTACGCGATCAGCCAGGACCTGGGCTCACTGGATCACATGCCGGTGCGCGACATGTTGCTGCAGGCGCTTTCGAAGCGCTGCAACATCGACGGCGAGCTGAGCCAGGTGCTGTTCTTCCAGGGGGCGGAGCAGGGCCCGCACGCGGCCACCTACATTGCCACCGGTCGTGCGCTGGACCCGACCGAACGAGAATTGCTGCATGTGTTTGCCACCAGCATCAATTCCGGCCTGATCAATGTGTCCTTGACCAGCCGGCTGGATCGGCTGGCCTACGAAGACAGCTTGCTGGAAATTCCCAACGCGAACGCGTTGCTGCGCGCGCTGCAATCGGTGCTGGAGATGCCCGCACCGCGCAATCGCACGGTGCTGTTCATTGAACTCGATCAGTATTCGGCCAGTTGTCTGTCATTAGGCATGGAGCAGGGCGACCTGATGCTGCGCAAGATGGCAGCGCGCCTGCGCAAGGTATTCCCGGCCCCCGTGATGGTGGCCCGGCTGCATGGGGATACCTTTGCGATTCTGGGGCAGACTGCGTTGCTGCATCAGAATCGTGTGGACGAACTGGAATCGCTCGATCTGGATGACCCGCAGCATTCGTCGTTCATCAGCGTGCGGGCGGCGCGGGTCGATCTCGACATCTATGTCGGGTCGCCGCGTGGGGTGATGGCCATTGGGGCACTGTTGCTGCGCCGGGCGCAGTTGCAGAAAGGCGCGGGCGTGATCGACTACCAGCCGGTGCTGGAACAGGAAGCCAACCAGCGCTTCACCCGCTCGCGCGATCTGTACCGGGCATTGCATTGCCGCGAGATCAGCATCGAGCTGCAACCCCAAGTCAATCTGCAAAGCGGTCGCATCATCGGTGCCGAAGCACTGGCCCGCTGGACACGCAGCGACGGCACCCGCATTTCGCCCGCCGAATTCATTCCGATGGCAGAAGCCAACGGGCTGATCGTGCTGATCGGCAATCAGGTGCAGCACATGGCCTGCCAAGCCTTGCAGCGCTTGCGCCAATCAGGGTTCACGAATATTCCGATTGCGGTCAACGTGTCGCCGCTGCAATTGGCTCGCCGCAATTTCCTGCATGAATTGATCGAGATCACCCAGCATTACCAAGTGTCCCCCGACATGCTGGAAATCGAGATCACCGAGACCGCCGCGATGGCCGATTACGAGGGCAACGGTCAGGTACTGCGCAGCTTGCGTGATGCGGGTTTCCGGATTGCGATCGACGATTTCGGCACGGGTTATTCGTCGCTGGCGCACTTGCGTGCGATGCCGGCGACGACCTTGAAGATCGACCGGCAGTTCATCAGCGAGATCGGGGCAACCGCGCGTGAACACACGATTGCCGACATGATCATCGGACTGGGCAAACGCCTGAAGATGGAAGTGCTGGCCGAAGGGGTCGAATCCGAGATGCAGACCACATGGTTGCGTGAACATGCGTGCGCGCAGGCCCAAGGCTTCTTCTTTGCTCGCCCTGAGTCGATTGACGGATTCCTTCAGCGTCTCGCCCGCTCGGCATGA
- a CDS encoding sensor histidine kinase produces MQRRFLVMVAPWVLALVVGFPLLWIEFRVITQAPQWHARESLLEESLEIMRRTLDSLQHDISFLRDLSTQIPRMDASSDSPIARLFVSFANSTETFDTVRWIDQLGNERLRVDVKDGIQTLAAQDDLHDLRNEAYFKRGMDLPPGGILFSEIALNLGRDAVEGPVQPIMRVATPFCEGEDCEGVLVINYRASRILSRLNLLAERQGLKVYLVNAAGYWLHGPTPDQSWGWQRGAPSESSMAKTHPLLWQAMQQNEGGRHQDASGDWAYRHLKLDPTTSVDRETPTPLVSELGLTVLVQGDAGLTGQARLRWEIALIGMMILVLVVALRYASHTVSSLIDEARQSRELQSANRALSEANDNLQRVQADLARAERLSSLGLMVAGVAHELNTPLGSANLSLSTLKQSIGTLRARIQSGLKRSDLDSFIDNANTAAELTQAAVIRAAGLVQRFKQVAVDRTAMERRAFDLAEVILDADPRLRKWDEGNPIGLRLELQEGLQMVSYPGPLEQAVSNLLVNALIHAFRGRETGTITLQAKADGPKHVLVRVIDDGNGIDKDHLSRIFDPFFTTSRHEGGTGLGLHIVSQLVAEVLGGTLEAENIVTPRWGTGARFTMRLPREAPMQVVAQAED; encoded by the coding sequence GTGCAGCGCCGTTTCCTGGTCATGGTCGCCCCGTGGGTGCTGGCCCTGGTGGTGGGCTTTCCGCTGCTGTGGATCGAGTTCCGTGTCATCACCCAGGCACCGCAGTGGCACGCGCGTGAAAGCCTGCTGGAAGAGTCGCTTGAAATCATGCGGCGCACGCTCGATTCCTTGCAGCATGACATTTCCTTCCTGCGCGACTTGTCGACTCAGATACCGCGCATGGACGCATCGAGCGACTCGCCGATTGCCCGCCTGTTCGTGAGCTTTGCCAACAGCACGGAAACCTTCGATACCGTGCGCTGGATCGATCAGCTGGGCAACGAACGCCTGCGAGTCGATGTGAAAGACGGCATCCAGACCTTGGCCGCGCAGGACGACCTGCACGACCTGCGCAACGAAGCGTATTTCAAACGTGGCATGGACTTGCCGCCGGGCGGCATTCTGTTCTCCGAGATTGCGCTGAACCTGGGGCGGGATGCGGTCGAAGGCCCGGTCCAGCCGATCATGCGCGTGGCTACGCCGTTTTGCGAAGGGGAAGATTGCGAAGGCGTGCTGGTCATCAATTACCGCGCCTCGCGCATTCTGTCGCGGCTTAATTTGCTGGCCGAACGGCAGGGTTTGAAGGTGTACCTGGTCAACGCTGCAGGCTACTGGCTGCACGGCCCAACGCCGGATCAAAGCTGGGGCTGGCAGCGCGGCGCACCGTCCGAGTCGTCCATGGCCAAGACACACCCGCTGCTGTGGCAGGCCATGCAGCAAAACGAAGGGGGACGGCATCAGGACGCAAGCGGTGACTGGGCCTATCGCCATCTGAAGCTCGACCCGACGACATCCGTTGACCGCGAGACGCCAACGCCATTGGTCAGCGAGCTTGGCTTGACGGTGCTGGTGCAAGGCGATGCGGGCCTGACAGGTCAGGCGCGCCTGCGCTGGGAAATTGCATTGATCGGCATGATGATCCTGGTGCTGGTCGTGGCCTTGCGTTATGCCTCGCACACGGTCAGCAGTCTGATCGACGAAGCCCGGCAGTCGCGCGAACTGCAATCTGCCAATCGGGCCTTGAGCGAGGCCAACGACAACCTGCAGCGGGTGCAGGCCGATCTGGCGCGTGCCGAACGCCTGTCATCGCTTGGTTTGATGGTGGCGGGCGTCGCGCACGAATTGAACACACCCTTGGGCAGTGCCAATCTGTCGCTCAGTACCTTGAAGCAATCCATCGGCACCTTGCGGGCACGCATACAAAGTGGCCTGAAGCGATCCGATCTCGACAGCTTCATCGACAACGCCAACACCGCTGCCGAGCTGACCCAGGCCGCCGTGATTCGTGCTGCCGGCCTGGTGCAGCGCTTCAAGCAGGTGGCGGTAGATCGCACGGCCATGGAGCGGCGCGCGTTTGATCTGGCCGAGGTCATCCTGGATGCCGACCCGCGCCTGCGCAAATGGGACGAGGGTAACCCCATCGGCCTGCGCCTGGAGTTGCAGGAAGGCCTGCAGATGGTCAGTTACCCTGGCCCGCTTGAGCAGGCGGTGTCGAACCTGCTGGTCAACGCGCTGATCCACGCTTTCCGGGGACGGGAAACCGGCACCATTACCTTGCAGGCCAAGGCCGATGGCCCCAAGCATGTGCTGGTTCGCGTGATCGATGACGGCAACGGGATCGACAAGGACCACCTGAGTCGCATCTTCGATCCCTTCTTCACCACCAGTCGCCACGAAGGCGGAACCGGTCTTGGGCTGCACATCGTCTCGCAGCTGGTGGCCGAGGTGCTGGGCGGTACCCTGGAAGCCGAGAACATCGTCACGCCGCGCTGGGGTACCGGGGCGCGGTTCACGATGCGGCTGCCGCGTGAGGCACCGATGCAGGTGGTAGCCCAGGCTGAGGACTGA
- a CDS encoding MmgE/PrpD family protein: MPSGNGLKAECTVIKAATMVSAGIGLSPDARQKAEVASRLAHYIATLRRDQLSPHTIDIALCCILDLLGAAAAALDDAGVQAARRAALPLYGPGPIDIWFTGLTGSTGAALLANSTAAAALDLDDGYRPARGHPGAAVIPAALSMLSAERAPDPTADALLVAVVAGYEIGARMSMGRPAYTPSGAWSPYAVIATLGSLHATPAATIAHALGIAGQTAPALPGLAGIVGSDIKEAIPAGVTAGYCALRLAEAGVTGPAAMLDDEALFIRAPILAGLGETPLIDGTYFKPFGCCRHIHAALDALIQLRQEHGFAPEDIARIDVHTYRATFNLANRPQPLDLIDAQYSVPHCLAVCAWHGGDALLPLRAAHLRNADVNDLARRVVVHHDADIEPLFPARSPARISVTLRDARCLHSPLTDPRGDPARPLSWTALIAKFVTASAHGLSPSHQQAVIDGVMQLGRGRLTPLRQALARRASGG; encoded by the coding sequence ATGCCCTCTGGTAATGGATTGAAAGCGGAATGCACCGTCATCAAGGCGGCGACGATGGTGTCAGCCGGTATTGGCCTCAGCCCAGACGCAAGGCAAAAGGCCGAGGTGGCCAGCAGGCTTGCCCACTACATCGCCACGCTGCGCCGGGACCAGCTGAGCCCGCACACCATCGACATTGCGCTGTGCTGCATCCTCGATCTGCTCGGTGCGGCGGCGGCAGCGCTTGACGATGCAGGCGTGCAGGCAGCGCGCCGTGCCGCACTGCCGCTCTACGGCCCTGGCCCGATCGACATCTGGTTCACTGGCCTTACGGGCAGCACGGGCGCAGCCTTGCTTGCCAACAGCACGGCAGCCGCCGCGCTGGATCTGGACGACGGTTATCGTCCGGCACGCGGTCACCCCGGGGCGGCGGTCATTCCGGCAGCGCTGTCGATGCTGTCCGCCGAGCGCGCGCCGGATCCGACGGCCGATGCACTCCTCGTTGCAGTGGTCGCAGGCTACGAAATCGGCGCACGCATGAGCATGGGCCGGCCCGCCTATACGCCTTCAGGAGCGTGGTCCCCCTACGCCGTCATCGCCACGCTTGGCAGTCTGCACGCAACCCCAGCCGCAACAATCGCCCACGCCTTGGGCATTGCGGGGCAGACCGCGCCAGCCTTGCCTGGCCTGGCTGGAATAGTGGGCAGCGATATCAAGGAGGCCATCCCGGCAGGCGTGACAGCGGGCTACTGTGCCCTGCGCCTTGCCGAGGCAGGTGTCACCGGGCCAGCAGCCATGCTGGATGATGAGGCGCTGTTCATCCGCGCGCCCATCCTGGCAGGCCTGGGCGAAACGCCACTGATCGATGGCACGTACTTCAAGCCGTTTGGCTGCTGCCGCCACATCCATGCTGCGCTCGACGCCTTGATCCAGCTTCGGCAGGAACATGGCTTCGCGCCGGAAGACATTGCCCGCATAGACGTGCATACCTACCGGGCCACCTTTAATCTTGCCAATCGGCCGCAGCCCCTCGATCTCATTGATGCCCAATACAGCGTGCCGCATTGCCTGGCGGTATGCGCCTGGCATGGCGGCGATGCACTGCTGCCGCTGCGGGCCGCGCATCTTCGCAACGCCGACGTCAACGACTTGGCGCGTCGCGTCGTCGTGCACCACGACGCCGACATCGAACCGCTGTTTCCCGCGCGCTCGCCCGCACGGATCAGCGTCACGCTGCGTGACGCGCGGTGCCTGCATTCGCCCCTCACGGACCCTCGTGGCGATCCCGCCAGGCCCCTGTCCTGGACAGCGCTGATCGCCAAGTTTGTCACGGCAAGCGCGCACGGCCTGAGCCCATCACATCAACAAGCCGTCATCGATGGTGTCATGCAGCTTGGGCGGGGCAGGCTGACGCCGCTGCGCCAGGCACTGGCCCGACGGGCATCTGGCGGCTGA
- a CDS encoding LysR substrate-binding domain-containing protein codes for MKLQINMRHVEAFRAVMISGSVVGAAKLLDVTQPGVSRTISLLEMRLGYELFERRGRRLVPTAEAEALYREVEQSYVGIERINQAALDIRFHRAGALRIATLPALGQWVVPRAIADFLDARPKVTVFVQTLNSRQIAELVATRQFDLGVVELPLSRAGTEVHPLPPSRMVAVMPIGHRLADRSILSLKDLADERMVLHSHHSYVRYQIDDAYSKLGIAPNVVVETPTSSIACALAAAGTGVTLVARWTALPLIGTQVAAIPIQEMLHSQYGIIVPADTRPMTLASEFAALLADYMSPEREAGSLETEVR; via the coding sequence ATGAAATTGCAGATCAACATGCGCCATGTCGAGGCGTTCCGGGCGGTGATGATTTCCGGCAGCGTGGTGGGTGCCGCCAAGCTGCTGGACGTGACCCAGCCCGGCGTCAGCCGCACGATCAGCCTGCTTGAAATGCGCCTGGGTTACGAGCTGTTCGAGCGTCGTGGTCGACGCCTGGTGCCCACTGCCGAAGCCGAGGCGCTCTACCGCGAAGTCGAGCAAAGCTACGTCGGCATCGAACGCATCAATCAGGCTGCGCTGGACATCCGCTTCCACCGGGCGGGGGCGCTGCGCATTGCCACGCTGCCCGCGCTTGGGCAGTGGGTGGTGCCGCGCGCGATTGCGGATTTTCTGGACGCACGTCCCAAGGTGACGGTGTTCGTGCAGACGCTGAACTCGCGACAGATTGCAGAGCTGGTGGCGACACGGCAATTCGATCTGGGGGTGGTCGAGTTGCCGCTGTCGCGCGCAGGTACCGAGGTGCATCCGCTGCCACCATCGCGCATGGTGGCGGTGATGCCGATCGGGCATCGCCTGGCGGATCGATCCATCCTGTCCCTGAAAGACCTGGCGGACGAGCGCATGGTGCTGCATTCGCACCATAGCTACGTGCGTTATCAGATCGACGATGCCTACAGCAAACTGGGGATCGCGCCGAACGTGGTGGTGGAGACGCCGACCTCGTCCATCGCCTGTGCGTTGGCAGCGGCAGGAACCGGGGTGACGCTGGTTGCGCGGTGGACCGCGTTGCCGCTGATCGGGACGCAGGTCGCGGCGATTCCGATTCAGGAGATGCTGCATTCGCAGTACGGCATCATCGTGCCCGCCGATACGCGCCCAATGACGCTGGCGTCGGAATTCGCCGCCTTGCTGGCGGATTACATGTCGCCCGAGCGTGAAGCCGGTTCGTTGGAGACGGAGGTTCGCTAG
- a CDS encoding amidase, protein MTTSSREDARETIAVLLRHAGLLLSPSQLDEIQVGWTWVAPMLERIRAQDPRDTLHDARAAPTHRLLAEAETGAEAGPQAGQPTPHISTSGTPTIAEAAALIRARRLSPVELVEHCLARIAAHDGALHSFITVTAERARRDAHAAEQRMMTGTLRGKLDGIPIAHKDIYCTRGIATTAHSRLLQDWVPDEDAHLVTRLADAGTTLLGKLATHEFALGGPPFDLPWPPARNPWHTDHYASGSSSGTAVALAAGLILGGTGTDTAGSIRAPAAFCGIVGLKPTYGLCSTRGILPLARSLDHAGPMAQTVEDCALLLQVMAGHDAADSTSANRSVPDFSAGLGKPIRGVRIGVASRWHEIDHPVSPAVQAGIDTALRILRDLGAEIVELALPPLADFQAAGFVIMASEAFAVHEATLQTRLNDYGHLLRNRLVLGALMCSADYVQARHRRDALCARMAQSASNVDIVITAGAPREAPRFDAVVPWGDLSHPSFTTPFNLTGWPALCMPAGYGMGGMPVGVQLAAKPFQEALLLQVADALERAGGFGGRHPTLA, encoded by the coding sequence ATGACCACCTCTTCACGCGAGGATGCACGCGAAACTATCGCGGTGCTGCTGCGCCACGCGGGCCTGTTGTTGTCACCCAGCCAGCTCGACGAAATCCAGGTCGGATGGACATGGGTGGCACCCATGCTGGAACGCATCCGCGCACAAGACCCGCGTGACACCCTTCACGACGCGCGCGCAGCGCCTACGCATCGTTTGCTTGCGGAAGCCGAGACCGGGGCTGAAGCAGGTCCACAGGCTGGCCAACCCACGCCGCACATATCCACCTCAGGCACACCCACCATTGCCGAAGCCGCAGCCTTGATCCGTGCACGCAGGCTGTCACCGGTGGAATTGGTCGAGCACTGCCTTGCCCGCATCGCCGCCCACGACGGTGCCCTACACAGCTTCATCACCGTGACGGCCGAGCGTGCTCGCCGCGACGCGCACGCGGCTGAACAACGCATGATGACCGGCACCTTGCGCGGCAAACTCGACGGCATCCCGATTGCCCACAAGGACATCTACTGCACGCGCGGGATCGCGACGACTGCGCATTCCAGGCTGTTGCAGGACTGGGTGCCAGACGAGGACGCCCATCTTGTCACCCGCCTGGCCGATGCAGGCACGACTCTGCTTGGCAAGCTGGCCACCCACGAGTTTGCGCTGGGTGGTCCGCCCTTCGACCTGCCCTGGCCACCGGCCCGCAACCCCTGGCATACCGATCACTATGCATCGGGATCGTCCAGCGGCACGGCAGTCGCCCTTGCCGCTGGATTGATTCTGGGTGGAACGGGCACGGATACGGCGGGCTCGATCCGCGCACCGGCCGCGTTCTGCGGCATCGTCGGCCTCAAGCCGACCTACGGGTTATGCAGCACGCGCGGCATTCTGCCCCTGGCACGCTCGCTCGATCATGCCGGCCCGATGGCGCAGACGGTGGAAGACTGCGCCTTGCTGCTGCAGGTCATGGCAGGCCATGATGCAGCAGACTCGACTAGCGCCAACAGATCGGTACCCGACTTCAGCGCGGGCCTTGGCAAGCCCATCCGAGGCGTGCGCATCGGCGTGGCGTCACGCTGGCATGAGATCGACCACCCGGTCAGCCCGGCAGTGCAAGCCGGCATCGACACGGCCTTGCGCATCTTGCGCGACCTGGGCGCAGAAATCGTCGAGCTGGCCTTGCCTCCACTAGCCGACTTCCAGGCGGCAGGCTTTGTCATCATGGCGAGCGAAGCGTTTGCGGTGCATGAAGCCACGCTTCAGACACGCCTGAACGACTACGGCCACCTGCTGCGCAACCGCCTGGTGCTGGGCGCGCTGATGTGCAGCGCCGATTACGTGCAGGCCCGGCATCGGCGCGATGCCTTGTGTGCACGCATGGCCCAATCGGCAAGCAATGTGGACATCGTCATCACGGCAGGCGCACCACGCGAAGCGCCGCGCTTCGATGCCGTGGTGCCGTGGGGCGACTTGTCGCACCCCAGCTTCACCACGCCGTTCAATCTCACGGGTTGGCCTGCGCTGTGCATGCCGGCGGGCTACGGCATGGGCGGCATGCCGGTGGGTGTGCAGCTCGCCGCCAAGCCGTTCCAGGAAGCCTTGTTGTTGCAGGTGGCCGATGCGCTGGAACGGGCAGGCGGGTTTGGCGGCCGGCACCCGACCCTTGCCTGA